Proteins encoded within one genomic window of Candidatus Syntrophocurvum alkaliphilum:
- a CDS encoding copper amine oxidase N-terminal domain-containing protein yields MKKNYLRYVVLALVLLLSFSLMGCNEDAAVLKDGMKKSMEIESSRGTADFTISSNIKAEEVDEELLLILSILEEGLTMDIEMESFTTMAMDVTVNGEDKLRDIGLWPYEERLNVEFLVQDESIALKTSSDPVYLLLDPTDATLLGAEESLEFEKAFGQDYNEQQIQMMLDFMIPFIDEFAFKLSNVENLGTVELELPDGTIETTGYRLQLDSEEVMALLAYSSKYLAESEHLKNYLINSIMLPYEQIKDNEAVEGDTPTIQEVEEIAETSYQMFRDILLDVNEIMEKNPLYLKEEYGIDFSIIEDYYIDSEGYIRKTDSTYYIEIENEAIVEEFGIPVLELVIHSKATTWDINQPITVDFPAVEETVSFFSLMEDPDQSEALGDGLLGELFDSFAMPMPPAGKHIFMDLENEMFMLNGEPLEMQIDPYTKDGVIMLPLRQMVELAEGEVIWNAKNRQVSCIHEGNEVLVTIGNDKVLVNDEYITLQQPAVIVEDTTMVSAELIELFAQHFTVEEGLVIISY; encoded by the coding sequence ATGAAAAAAAATTATTTGCGTTATGTGGTTTTAGCTTTGGTTTTATTGTTGTCATTTTCCCTAATGGGCTGTAATGAAGACGCAGCAGTTTTAAAAGATGGTATGAAAAAAAGCATGGAAATTGAGTCTAGCAGAGGTACTGCAGATTTCACGATTAGTAGCAATATAAAAGCAGAAGAGGTTGATGAAGAATTGCTACTTATACTATCCATACTTGAAGAAGGTTTAACCATGGATATAGAAATGGAGAGTTTTACCACTATGGCCATGGATGTGACCGTAAATGGAGAAGATAAACTCAGGGATATAGGACTATGGCCTTATGAGGAACGCTTAAATGTAGAATTTTTAGTACAAGACGAGAGTATTGCTCTAAAGACTTCTTCTGACCCTGTATATTTACTTTTAGATCCAACAGATGCTACCTTGTTAGGAGCTGAAGAAAGTCTTGAATTTGAAAAGGCTTTTGGTCAAGATTATAACGAACAGCAGATTCAAATGATGTTGGATTTCATGATTCCATTTATTGATGAATTTGCTTTCAAGTTATCTAATGTTGAAAACCTAGGAACCGTTGAATTAGAGCTACCAGATGGAACTATTGAAACAACAGGTTATAGGCTACAACTTGATTCTGAAGAAGTTATGGCCCTACTTGCATACAGTAGCAAATATCTAGCTGAAAGTGAACACTTAAAAAACTATCTTATTAATTCAATAATGTTGCCCTATGAACAAATAAAAGACAATGAAGCTGTCGAAGGAGATACACCTACCATACAAGAGGTGGAGGAAATAGCCGAAACTTCCTACCAGATGTTCCGTGATATTTTACTAGATGTTAACGAAATTATGGAGAAAAATCCATTATACCTTAAAGAAGAATATGGTATAGATTTTTCGATTATAGAGGATTATTATATTGATTCGGAAGGCTATATTCGTAAAACTGACAGCACGTACTATATTGAAATAGAAAATGAAGCAATTGTAGAAGAATTTGGTATTCCGGTACTTGAATTAGTAATTCATTCCAAAGCTACCACTTGGGATATTAATCAGCCTATAACAGTTGATTTCCCTGCTGTTGAAGAAACAGTCTCCTTCTTTTCACTTATGGAAGATCCAGACCAATCCGAAGCGCTTGGTGATGGACTCTTAGGTGAATTATTCGATTCCTTTGCAATGCCAATGCCACCTGCTGGCAAACATATTTTCATGGATCTAGAAAATGAGATGTTCATGTTAAATGGAGAACCACTAGAGATGCAAATAGACCCTTATACAAAAGATGGAGTAATAATGTTACCTCTCAGACAAATGGTTGAGCTTGCTGAAGGAGAAGTAATCTGGAATGCAAAAAACCGCCAAGTCTCCTGCATACACGAAGGAAATGAAGTATTAGTTACAATAGGAAACGACAAGGTTCTAGTTAATGATGAGTATATAACATTACAGCAACCTGCAGTTATCGTAGAAGATACGACCATGGTATCTGCAGAGTTAATTGAACTTTTTGCTCAACACTTTACTGTAGAAGAAGGATTAGTTATTATATCTTATTAA